A region from the Panicum hallii strain FIL2 chromosome 1, PHallii_v3.1, whole genome shotgun sequence genome encodes:
- the LOC112879722 gene encoding uncharacterized protein LOC112879722 has translation MLREAAAELTVTGGASIATKIRKRCAVSPLGASPDRQRRTLRLKRGVRLIGHRRGGGTGASPCASSGRKRRMSESSWNRHGRHGHADVETRSAASARKLVSALWQLNKGDGGALEEEEEEIGWDAAAARRSSDHRRSASLEFSKISRRNSKALKDDGDQRSWHNGHAHGQWFSDVMSNGGTVKVHTCPQGRTPARPGGDRAAQAQDLYNSLTASAELVRVLANVLGPAGALGPTAASLLAALRSELDAARARARRLARQHHGRDEEEHHRLRRQLAEEVRAWKARHREKAAAAARLVASELDGERRSRRRAERVGKKLAEALADAEGSLRAATRELEREKAARARLEKVCDELSRGVGGGGAVAEEEELRREAAEAAREELEREREMLQLADELREERVRMKLAEARIQFEEKNAAVDRLRQELEAFLGTSSKEDHQESPFHDEHRHTVDDHRSLQLVLASEFGVDGIDRVVTDKTGQVENGNDGEADDGSEGSDIELNMDGNSWSYKTTSRATTAKNAASVHGSLSDRGTESGAGAGAGAGAFDRRSQGTRDALELQEWDDVCSDDGASTKDLDEDAERYEAIKNLREQMLAGHGFVFLSQGDADADRDRHRQGLVPQFEDGGLW, from the exons ATGCTGAGGGAAGCCGCCGCTGAGCTGACCGTGACAGGAGGAGCATCCATAGCCACGAAGATCCGCAAGCGCTGCGCCGTGTCGCCGTTGGGCGCGTCGCCGGACCGCCAGAGGAGGACGCTGAGGCTGAAGCGGGGCGTGCGGCTGATCGGCCACCGGAGGGGAGGCGGCACCGGCGCGTCTCCGTGCGCGAGCAgcgggaggaagaggaggatgtCGGAGTCGTCGTGGAACCGGCACGGCCGCCACGGCCACGCCGACGTCGAGACTCGGTCCGCGGCGTCGGCGCGGAAGCTCGTCAGCGCGCTCTGGCAGCTCAACAAGGGGGACGGCGGCGCgttagaggaggaagaggaggagatcGGGTGGgacgcggcggccgcgcgccggAGCTCGGATCACCGGCGCAGCGCGTCCCTGGAG TTCTCCAAGATTTCGAGAAGGAATAGTAAGGCTCTGAAGGATGATGGAGATCAGAGGAGCTGGCACAATGGCCATGCCCatggccagtggttctcagatGTGATGAGCAATGGCGGCACAGTGAAG GTGCACACATGTCCGCAGGGCCGCACCCCGGCACGTCCGGGTGGCGACagggcggcgcaggcgcaggaCCTGTACAACAGCCTCACGGCGTCCGCCGAGCTCGTCAGGGTCCTGGCCAACGTCCTGGGCCCCGCCGGCGCGCTCGGCCCCACCGCGGCGTCGCTTCTCGCCGCGCTGCGCTCCGAGCTcgacgccgcgcgcgcccgtgcCCGGCGGCTCGCGAGGCAGCACCACGGCCGCGACGAGGAGGAGCACCACCGCCTGCGGAGGCAGCTAGCGGAGGAGGTGCGCGCGTGGAAGGCCAGGCACAGGGAgaaggccgcggcggccgcgcggctgGTCGCCTCGGAGCTGGACGGCGAGCGCCGGTCGCGGCGCCGCGCCGAGCGGGTGGGCAAGAAGCTGGCCGAGGCGCTGGCGGACGCCGAGGGGTCGCTGCGGGCGGCCACGCGGGAGCTGGAGCGCGAGAAGGCGGCCAGGGCGCGGCTGGAGAAGGTGTGCGACGAGCTCTCCAGGGgcgttggcggcggcggtgcggtggcggaggaggaggagctcagACGGGAGGCCGCCGAGGCCgcgcgggaggagctggagagggAGCGGGAGATGCTGCAGCTCGCCGACGAGCTGCGCGAGGAGCGGGTCCGGATGAAGCTGGCCGAGGCCAGGATCCAGTTCGAGGAGAAGAacgccgccgtcgaccgccTGCGCCAAGAGCTCGAGGCCTTCTTGGGCACCAGCAGCAAGGAGGACCATCAAGAATCGCCTTTCCACGACGAACACCGCCATACCGTCGATGATCACCGGTCGTTGCAACTGGTTCTTGCGTCTGAATTCGGCGTCGACGGCATCGACCGCGTGGTCACAGACAAGACCGGACAAGTTGAAAATGGGAACGACGGTGAAGCCGATGATGGCTCGGAAGGCAGCGACATCGAGCTCAACATGGACGGCAACAGCTGGAGCTACAAGACAACCTCCAGGGCGACGACGGCCAAGAACGCGGCGTCAGTGCACGGCTCACTTTCGGACAGAGGGACGGAAAGCGGcgccggggccggggccggggccggCGCCTTCGACCGGAGATCTCAGGGCACGCGAGATGCACTGGAGCTGCAGGAGTGGGACGACGTGTGCAGCGACGACGGGGCCAGCACCAAGGACCTGGACGAGGACGCGGAGAGGTACGAGGCCATCAAGAACCTCCGGGAGCAGATGCTGGCCGGCCACGGCTTCGTCTTCCTGTCGCAAGGCGATGCAGACGCCGACAGGGATCGGCATCGCCAGGGTTTGGTACCTCAATTCGAAGATGGGGGACTCTGGTGA